From the Oleiphilus messinensis genome, one window contains:
- a CDS encoding ABC transporter ATP-binding protein, which translates to MIRISVNAISKRYKHYPTHWARLSEWLSLGRIEGHEARNVLNHINFVIHDGESVGIVGQNGAGKSTLLKILTGTTKPTSGTVDVHGEVAALLELGMGFHPDFSGRQNAIMGCQMRGMNGTEIEAEMDNIIAFAELSHCIDKPIKTYSSGMQMRLAFSVATCKRPDVLIVDEALSVGDAYFQHKSMARIRQFKEQGTSLLFVSHDPAAVKTLCDRAILLDDGVLIKDGRPDDILDYYNAMIAKREKDEEIQQVENEQGVRVTRSGNKKVELNRIELLNEAERPTRAFQIGERATLQITFTKHETVTDATIGLLIRDRLGNDVFGTNTFHLDTCLPDPPGEYCLNFDLGLELGTGNYSITIASHTLDSHVSDNHDWWDQALVFQMVPNNAHAFIGIANLPVTARLSASS; encoded by the coding sequence ATGATCAGAATATCAGTCAATGCCATTAGCAAACGCTACAAGCACTATCCAACACACTGGGCCCGACTCTCGGAATGGCTATCCCTGGGACGCATCGAGGGACACGAGGCCCGCAACGTTCTGAACCATATCAACTTTGTGATTCATGATGGGGAGTCAGTCGGCATCGTTGGCCAAAATGGTGCAGGAAAGAGCACACTGCTGAAAATCTTGACGGGTACCACCAAACCGACCTCCGGCACAGTTGATGTCCACGGCGAGGTTGCGGCGCTACTGGAGCTGGGCATGGGCTTTCATCCGGACTTCTCAGGCCGCCAGAATGCGATTATGGGCTGCCAGATGCGCGGCATGAACGGTACTGAAATCGAGGCTGAAATGGATAACATTATCGCATTTGCCGAGCTCAGCCATTGCATCGACAAACCGATTAAAACCTATTCCAGCGGTATGCAAATGCGCCTCGCTTTCAGTGTGGCAACCTGTAAACGCCCCGACGTATTAATTGTTGATGAAGCCCTGTCTGTTGGCGACGCCTACTTTCAACACAAGTCCATGGCCCGAATCCGGCAGTTCAAGGAACAAGGCACTTCCCTGTTGTTTGTTTCCCACGACCCTGCGGCTGTCAAAACACTCTGTGACCGGGCGATACTGCTCGACGATGGGGTACTGATAAAAGATGGCCGACCGGACGACATACTGGACTACTACAACGCCATGATTGCCAAACGGGAAAAGGATGAAGAAATCCAGCAGGTGGAAAATGAACAAGGGGTTCGTGTCACGCGCAGTGGCAATAAAAAGGTCGAACTGAATCGAATCGAGCTGCTGAACGAAGCAGAGCGCCCAACCCGCGCCTTTCAGATTGGCGAACGCGCAACGCTGCAAATTACATTTACCAAACATGAAACCGTGACCGATGCCACCATCGGGTTGTTGATCAGAGATCGACTGGGTAACGACGTATTCGGCACGAATACATTCCACCTTGATACCTGTTTACCCGACCCCCCCGGAGAATACTGTCTGAATTTCGATCTTGGCCTTGAGCTGGGTACGGGAAATTACTCCATCACCATCGCATCACACACACTGGACTCCCATGTCTCCGACAATCATGACTGGTGGGATCAGGCTCTGGTGTTCCAGATGGTTCCCAATAACGCGCATGCATTTATCGGCATCGCCAATCTGCCCGTTACCGCCAGGCTCTCAGCCTCGTCGTAA
- a CDS encoding ABC transporter permease — MQLINAIWSYRAFIAGSVKREFQSQYNGSLLGALWLVLNPLAMVLIYTLVFSQVMKARLPGMDDTLSYSIYLIAGITTWTFFSEVVLRSTTTFIEQANLLKKAVFPRISLPIIILISSSINFVIIFSIFMGFLVVIDRVPGLVLLAFIPLLLLQQLIAIGLGLLLGTLNVFFRDIGQFTTIMLQFWFWLTPIVYPASVIPDWARDILFTWNPIAPIVQGYQTIVLQQQWPDWTSYYPQLILGIGLFILSYTLFRKLSADMVDEL; from the coding sequence ATGCAATTGATTAACGCCATCTGGTCGTATCGCGCCTTTATTGCAGGCAGCGTCAAACGTGAATTTCAAAGCCAGTACAACGGCTCATTACTGGGAGCCTTGTGGCTTGTACTCAATCCGCTGGCCATGGTGCTGATTTACACACTGGTCTTCTCCCAGGTTATGAAAGCCCGCCTGCCCGGCATGGACGACACCCTGTCTTACAGCATCTACCTTATCGCCGGCATCACCACATGGACTTTTTTTTCCGAAGTGGTCTTACGCTCAACCACAACGTTTATCGAGCAAGCCAATCTGCTGAAAAAGGCTGTATTCCCGCGGATATCACTGCCCATCATTATTCTGATATCCAGCAGCATCAATTTTGTGATCATTTTTTCGATCTTTATGGGCTTTCTAGTCGTGATAGACCGGGTGCCGGGACTGGTTCTACTCGCATTCATCCCGCTATTATTACTGCAACAACTTATCGCCATTGGTTTAGGCTTATTATTGGGCACACTGAATGTATTCTTCCGTGACATCGGTCAGTTTACGACGATTATGTTACAGTTTTGGTTCTGGCTGACACCGATCGTTTACCCCGCCTCCGTTATTCCGGACTGGGCGCGCGATATTTTGTTCACCTGGAACCCCATCGCCCCGATTGTGCAAGGCTATCAAACCATCGTATTGCAACAACAGTGGCCGGACTGGACCAGTTATTATCCACAACTGATACTCGGTATCGGGCTATTTATCCTGAGCTATACCTTGTTTCGGAAACTCTCTGCAGACATGGTGGATGAGTTATGA